The genomic segment atttttatggCAATATTAAGTGGTTTTTCTAGGGTTACCAATAAACAATAAAGAACTAACATGGATTTAAAGATAACAGCCAATATAATCAActaagagagaaaagaaaattgaaaatatagCTTGATGATAAAATTGAGTCGAACTTTTACTAGACCGATGATAAATTATAGCTTGGGAGGATCTTCTCGGTTCAGGTTCCATCGGTTGATTCTAAACCGGGTTCGATGTTCAAACCGATTAAAAATGTGTAAATCGAGTATCGACTCTTGAGATGTGGGCCTAGAAAGTTTGTTACAGGGTCAGAAACGTCAAGAAGATCCTGAGAGGAATCCGTAGCTGCGTATCTCCTCGGTGCTCTGCTTCTACTCACCGAAGTCCCAGCTTCTCCTGGTACTTTCTTCCTCTCTAGAACGCACTTACTTGTTCCATCAGAAATGACATGATGGATAATGCAGTTGGGAGTCACTCTTACTTGTTCCATCAGAAAGAAAAGTATATTGGTCAGTCCCTGGGTTTGATAAATAtagttcattcattcattggAAGTACAAGATATTTTAGATTAGttttgcagaaaaaaaaatcaagaggaCTTGGATTTTCGACGAAATGCCCTCGTAAGCCTCATTCGACATATGGAACCCTCAAGTCAATGTACTTTTGTATTTTCcttcatttgtatttttttattaaagaagaCTTTCGAActtgtctttttctttcatttatTAATTACAATACTCGCCActcattccaaaaaaaattatatttttgtacaaCCGAGAATATACAACTAACTACATATTATGTGGAAAATCTAGATGTTAACAAATAATCTGAAAAGCGACATGACTACACAGCTGTATGTAAATATACTTGGagatagtctttttttttctttttgaatcaAATGTGTATAAATATACTTGGAGATGGTACGTACACTTCCTCTTGTGAATTAGTCTGTGTGTCTTTATAGATTCAGgatattttagattaataaaaaaaacgtgtataaatatatgtatcaCATATTTATCCAGTTATGAACCGATTCAACTAATCCCTCCAAACATATTTGATTTAATACTAGCTAAAGACAAGGTAAAAGTACATGTTTAACATACGAAAAAAGTGTCTACATGAATGAAGCCGCGAGAAAAAGATTAATGATTACTGCATGACTAGAAGTAAAAGATTTAATAAAGCGTATCTAAAAAGACTGAAATCAACTTCATCATACATGATACATAAGTTGACTGTTTTTATCGAATAAGCTCATACGGGAAATGTTGATTATAATACCCAAAAATACACTCTTCCATCAAAATTAAGTGCAAACATAATTAACACTAATGAAATAATTCTAGGAAAAATTACATAATCACACAAGGCCTTGGTTCCTCCACCACAACTCTAGAATACCCATATGGTGGATAGTAAGAACTTGCATATGAAGCAGGATGGTATTGGTACTGGTTGTTCCAATAGGTAACCGGGTGAGCAATAACCTCGGGTTCTTTCGGTTTCTCCGGCTcctttttctcttcctttttctcAGGTGGTTTAACAATTTCCACCGAAACGATATCTGCGGTACATATCTTCCTTAGCTTCTTTACGAGTTTCGGTACATCAACTTCTCCCACCACCGTCATTTTCCCGGTTTTGTCATCCATTGCTATCGAAGTAACAcctaaaaatgaaacaaattaTAAGAAATGTTTATTCTCCCaactttacaaaaataataatcatattaTCGTAAATTTGAAGTTTATGAAGATACCTGAAAACTTAGAAACAGTCTTCCACGATTTCTTTCTGATCCTTTCCTCGTGAACACTCAGTTGCAACACAGATTTCTGTTATTTTAAATCTGAGATCAGTATGGctaattgtaatatttatatatttactttattttaagtATGATTGATTAGTTTCTATAAAATAGCTAATCAACATCagttaaactaaatataattgattatttcaagaaaaatatatgaaagaAGGGTGTACCTGCGCAGTCATGGCTCAAGAAAAACTGTAGAAGAGCTTCAGAAATTTCAGATATATTTtaagggaaaatcgcataaaaaaccttcgaagtgtcacttactagcactttaaaccctgaagttttttcactaacatttttaatcttcaaagtgacatttgtatcataaaaaccttcaaatcaaaaagttgaccggttcagcaggtaatttttcaaaaataattatttaattaataaaataaacaaaataaataaataaaaatccaaaaaaaaataaaaatcgaaacttttaataaaatttacaaaaattaaaaaattaaaaaataaaattttagaaaattaaataaatattttaaaaattattttctaaagtattaataaaataaaataactaaaaattaataataaataaaattaaattttaa from the Raphanus sativus cultivar WK10039 unplaced genomic scaffold, ASM80110v3 Scaffold3918, whole genome shotgun sequence genome contains:
- the LOC130507025 gene encoding heavy metal-associated isoprenylated plant protein 13-like, with the protein product MTAQKSVLQLSVHEERIRKKSWKTVSKFSGVTSIAMDDKTGKMTVVGEVDVPKLVKKLRKICTADIVSVEIVKPPEKKEEKKEPEKPKEPEVIAHPVTYWNNQYQYHPASYASSYYPPYGYSRVVVEEPRPCVIM